The Candidatus Neomarinimicrobiota bacterium DNA window AACGCCATCATGGGGCCAACCTATCGGGCCGGCACCATGCGGGAACAGGCCCTGGCCCGCATGCGCGTCCTGGCCGCCAAGCACGGTGTCTCCAGTATAGCCTTCGAGCTGCTGGGTCCGCCACGCCTCTCCAAACTGCTCCATGAGGCTGATCTCCTGCGCCAGGTGCGGGGATCGCTAACGGCCGTCGCCGAGGCTGATACCAAAAAGCTCGCCCAGGAGCTGGAAAAGCGGGTGACCGAACATCCCGAAGTACGGAGCAAAATCATTTCCATCGGTATTCCCATCCTCATGAGCGACGGCCAGCGGCTGCTGCGGGGACCGGTGGTTGAGATTCCCTCCGCTCTGGGCCGCTCCGAAACCCCGGTTACATCCAAAGATATTGATGCCTGGGCCGAAGCCGGCTGGGTCGATCTCCGACAAACCAACGTGGCAAAATGGCAGTCGAGGGCTCGCACCATCCTGGCGGAGGTGGCGGCCATACCCCCCGATGATACCAGCTCCCGCTTCGACCAGGAATATGAGTACTGGTCGGTGGACAAGCCGCTGAGTGTGGGCAAAATGGCCGCCTGGATCTTCGTCCATGAAGACAAGGGCCTGCGGGTGAAACGCTAGAAATGGGGTGCCAAATCAGCCGGCTCTATTACGGCGCATCCGGGTCCCACAAGGTCTCATACGAAGCCGGCTATTAAGAGCATTGAGAGCGTGGCGGTGTTCCACGACGGGCAATTTAGAGCTAAGCAACCACACCACGGAGCAATATGGCACCGGCTAAATCAAGGCTTCAGTATCGACGAACCTGTCAGCACATTATGAAAGAGGAACATCCATGTACTTCAAGCTGAAAAAGATCCATTCCTGTTGGCTACATCTTCTGCCTTTACTGATGGCGGTCGCCCTGATCTCCCTGACGGCCCCTGAACCCCTCAGTGGCAAAGATTGGCGACTGCGCCGGGAGATCGACCGTATACTGCGTGAGAATTACCCCGCCAATGAACCGGGCGCGGCCGTTCTCGTCGCAAAAAATGGCCGGGTCGTCCTCCGTAAAGGCTATGGCATGGCTAATCTGGAACTGAATGTACCTATCGAACCGGATATGGTCTTTCGCCTGGGCTCGATCACCAAACAATTCACCGCCGTGGCCATCCTGATGCTAGCCGAAGAGGGCAAGCTGTCACTGGAAGATCCTATCACCACCTTTCTCCCCGACTATCCCACCCAGGGACACACCGTCACTGTGGAGCATCTCCTGACCCACACCTCGGGCATTAAAAGCTACACCGAGATGCCCGAGTGGCTGCCTCTCTGGCGGAATGATATGACCCTGACCGAGCTCATCGATCTGTTCAAAGATCAGCCCTTTGATTTTGCGCCCGGCGAAAGGTGGTACTACAACAATTCAGGGTATATCCTCCTCGGTGCCATCATCGAAAAGGCTTCCGGCCAGCCCTACGAGGAATTTATCCAGGAGCGCATCTTCGATCCGCTGGGAATGGAGCATTCCTGTTACGGCAGTGCCACCCGCATCATCAAACGGCGGGCAGCAGGATATCAGCCAACTACCGATGGCTTTCAAAATGCCGCCTATCTCAGCATGACCCAACCCTACGCCGCCGGATCACTACTCTCCAATGTGGATGACATGTTCCGCTGGCATCAGGCCCTGCAATCAGGCTCCCTGCTCCCACTGGAAACCCTTAATAAGGCTTTTGCCCCCTATATCCTCCCTGATGGCACCTCCACCGGATACGGCTATGGGTGGACTCTGGCTGATTATGAAGGACGCCGCACCATCGAACACGGGGGTGGAATCAACGGCTTCACCACCTATGTCATCTATGCACCCGCTGATGATATTTTTGTTGT harbors:
- a CDS encoding short-chain dehydrogenase, which gives rise to HTMLLFLMGRTPDAPITKEIKPAAAIAWKAIDYGVIKKRGQPIELVDCAPDDATLLEGTFRFQDRGNWRSLGRHLESVYVDTGENGTFSLGEFECITTIGQMEFVTPEEVATNIILEIKGDNTGSDIINALDNAIMGPTYRAGTMREQALARMRVLAAKHGVSSIAFELLGPPRLSKLLHEADLLRQVRGSLTAVAEADTKKLAQELEKRVTEHPEVRSKIISIGIPILMSDGQRLLRGPVVEIPSALGRSETPVTSKDIDAWAEAGWVDLRQTNVAKWQSRARTILAEVAAIPPDDTSSRFDQEYEYWSVDKPLSVGKMAAWIFVHEDKGLRVKR
- a CDS encoding serine hydrolase produces the protein MYFKLKKIHSCWLHLLPLLMAVALISLTAPEPLSGKDWRLRREIDRILRENYPANEPGAAVLVAKNGRVVLRKGYGMANLELNVPIEPDMVFRLGSITKQFTAVAILMLAEEGKLSLEDPITTFLPDYPTQGHTVTVEHLLTHTSGIKSYTEMPEWLPLWRNDMTLTELIDLFKDQPFDFAPGERWYYNNSGYILLGAIIEKASGQPYEEFIQERIFDPLGMEHSCYGSATRIIKRRAAGYQPTTDGFQNAAYLSMTQPYAAGSLLSNVDDMFRWHQALQSGSLLPLETLNKAFAPYILPDGTSTGYGYGWTLADYEGRRTIEHGGGINGFTTYVIYAPADDIFVVILTNNEGKDPALTAVKTMAQALGQPYREPVAIEIDPEILESYVGVYEISPDRERIITRDSTQLFSQVTGGSRQKIMPLSPTEFFFESGGFSRLEFVTESDGQVVSALLHRRAGPPVVAHRTDKPLPAERTAITLDPALYDRYSGEYELAPGFSIQVWREDDRLLLRATGQESAEIFPESETMFFLKVVDARIEFVLNETGEATGIILHQGGQQLPGRKIQ